From a region of the Dickeya poaceiphila genome:
- the uspE gene encoding universal stress protein UspE — translation MAKYQNLLVAIDPNQDDQPALRRAVYLVQRLGGRIKAFLPIYDFSYEMTTLLSPDERTEMRQGVIAQRTEWIAEQCKYYLDAGIPIDIKVVWHNKPYEAIIQEVIAGKHDLLLKMAHQHDRLEAVIFTPTDWQLLRKCPCPVWMVKDQPWPEGGRALVAVNLASEDPYHDPLNIKLVSETLDLARQVNQTEVHLVGAYPVTPINIAIELPDFDPGVYNGAIRGQHLLAMKSLRQKFNLDERVTHVEKGLPEEVIPDLAEHLQAGVVVLGSLGRTGLSAAFIGNTVEHVIDHLKCDLLAIKPDDFVSPISLQGENDAGNQEKAS, via the coding sequence ATGGCGAAGTATCAGAATTTACTGGTAGCTATTGACCCCAATCAGGATGACCAACCCGCACTGCGGCGCGCCGTTTATCTGGTCCAGCGACTCGGTGGTCGTATCAAGGCGTTTTTGCCTATCTACGACTTTTCCTATGAAATGACCACCCTGCTCTCTCCGGATGAAAGAACCGAGATGAGGCAAGGAGTTATCGCCCAACGAACCGAATGGATTGCGGAACAATGTAAATACTACCTTGATGCGGGTATTCCCATTGATATCAAAGTAGTCTGGCATAACAAACCTTATGAAGCCATTATTCAGGAGGTTATTGCCGGTAAACATGATTTATTGCTCAAAATGGCACACCAGCATGACAGGCTTGAGGCGGTGATCTTCACGCCTACCGACTGGCAGTTACTGCGTAAATGCCCTTGCCCGGTCTGGATGGTGAAAGATCAGCCATGGCCGGAAGGTGGTCGCGCACTGGTTGCGGTCAATCTAGCCAGCGAAGATCCGTATCATGATCCGCTTAATATCAAACTGGTTTCGGAAACGCTGGATTTGGCTCGTCAGGTTAACCAAACCGAAGTCCATCTGGTCGGCGCGTATCCGGTTACGCCCATCAATATTGCCATTGAATTGCCGGATTTCGACCCTGGTGTTTACAACGGCGCCATCCGCGGTCAGCACCTGCTGGCAATGAAGTCTTTGCGTCAGAAATTCAATCTGGATGAACGGGTTACTCATGTAGAGAAAGGTCTGCCGGAAGAGGTGATCCCTGATCTGGCAGAACATCTTCAGGCTGGTGTAGTGGTGTTGGGATCACTGGGCCGCACTGGTTTGTCCGCCGCATTTATTGGCAATACCGTGGAACATGTTATTGACCATTTGAAGTGCGATCTACTGGCGATTAAACCGGACGATTTCGTCTCTCCGATCTCCTTGCAGGGAGAGAATGACGCCGGTAATCAGGAAAAAGCCAGCTGA
- the fnr gene encoding fumarate/nitrate reduction transcriptional regulator Fnr: protein MIPEKRIIRRIQSGGCAIHCQDCSISQLCIPFTLNEHELDQLDNIIERKKPIQKGQALFKAGDELKSLYAIRSGTIKSYTITEQGDEQITGFHLAGDLVGFDAIGSAQHPSFAQALETSMVCEIPFETLDDLSGKMPNLRQQMMRLMSGEIRGDQDMILLLSKKNAEERLAAFIYNLSRRFAQRGFSPREFRLTMTRGDIGNYLGLTVETISRLLGRFQKSGMLAVKGKYITIENTELLAELAGSARSQA, encoded by the coding sequence ATGATTCCTGAAAAGCGAATAATCCGACGCATCCAGTCTGGCGGTTGCGCCATCCACTGTCAGGATTGCAGCATCAGCCAGCTCTGTATTCCGTTCACGCTGAATGAGCATGAGCTCGACCAACTTGACAACATCATCGAAAGAAAAAAACCCATCCAGAAAGGGCAAGCGTTGTTCAAGGCCGGTGATGAACTGAAATCATTGTATGCCATCCGCTCAGGCACCATAAAAAGCTACACCATCACCGAACAGGGTGATGAACAAATCACCGGTTTCCATCTGGCCGGTGATCTGGTTGGGTTTGACGCCATCGGCAGTGCTCAGCATCCTAGTTTTGCTCAGGCACTGGAAACCTCCATGGTATGTGAGATCCCGTTTGAAACACTGGATGATTTGTCCGGCAAAATGCCTAACTTACGCCAGCAAATGATGCGGCTGATGAGCGGCGAAATCCGTGGCGATCAGGACATGATCCTGCTGTTGTCGAAGAAGAACGCTGAAGAGCGGCTGGCGGCCTTTATCTACAACCTGTCCCGTCGTTTTGCGCAGCGCGGTTTCTCGCCTCGTGAATTCCGGCTGACCATGACACGCGGTGATATCGGCAACTATCTTGGTCTGACGGTGGAAACTATCAGCCGTCTGCTTGGCCGTTTCCAAAAAAGCGGTATGCTGGCCGTAAAAGGCAAATACATCACCATCGAAAATACCGAACTTCTGGCCGAACTGGCAGGCTCAGCACGCAGTCAAGCGTAA
- the ogt gene encoding methylated-DNA--[protein]-cysteine S-methyltransferase produces the protein MQTFLFDTLSTPIGELLLIADINYQLRAVEWREYEENLYQSLNKRYRHDPFVLKGHNNPGGLTDALRAYFAGDLKIIESLPVAAAGTDFQQQVWQALRTIPCGSTTTYGELAARLGHPGAARAVGLANGSNPVSIVVPCHRVIGAQGALTGYAGGIHRKQWLLLHEGYLPQQDLFNTGH, from the coding sequence ATGCAGACATTTTTATTTGACACGCTCTCCACACCTATTGGGGAATTATTATTGATTGCCGATATAAATTATCAGCTACGAGCGGTGGAATGGCGTGAATATGAAGAAAATTTATATCAATCTCTGAATAAACGTTATCGTCATGATCCGTTTGTGTTGAAAGGCCATAATAATCCTGGGGGATTGACCGATGCGCTACGTGCCTATTTCGCTGGCGATCTGAAAATTATTGAATCCCTGCCGGTAGCCGCCGCCGGTACTGATTTTCAGCAACAAGTATGGCAAGCACTGCGCACTATACCTTGTGGTAGTACAACCACTTACGGCGAACTGGCTGCCAGACTCGGCCACCCAGGCGCCGCCCGTGCCGTTGGTCTGGCCAATGGTTCCAACCCTGTCAGCATTGTGGTTCCCTGCCACCGTGTTATTGGCGCGCAAGGCGCACTCACCGGTTATGCCGGCGGTATTCATCGTAAACAATGGTTATTACTCCACGAAGGATATTTGCCGCAGCAGGATCTATTTAATACCGGACATTGA
- a CDS encoding methyl-accepting chemotaxis protein: MSSFLNHIAIPGLKRNGPARGTYRCDALPTSLSALGLPSKSGLMLVFVPPEANFSEVNRAWQRFSAPNRTVITLSSTGALCSQRNSSTYCDMNGPYGSWLWMPQTLIAKHEVHLVDLHTHDKPSARVRIDAIRRELERMDVRMPLSSDNTFALIYCDGMAASEGFLMQAWYACRRFPCLTIGGAAGGRLDFSGTYIGADNAVLQGKAVIVFCQMAPGKSFAPFKSQNFEPTKQSWLVAEADPVARTVKSVFDASGHEQPIIEAVASCLRCPPHQVSQHLTGKTFAVKVNDEYFVRSVASIKEDHIAFFCDLEFGDRLYLMQSTDFITTTERDWQQFMSQYGKPELVLLNDCVLRRAGNSNLEQAQFFNQIPAAGFSSFGEILGVPINQTLSALAFFSHNVKAMTHFPVEYAAYAGHYAQRALRRWEALHDIQSAVVKQVVDYEQALAPLLTAMPQLEQATLRQTDTLDVAQTSIRAISESASKTQEAQIRLETGLNDLERISKGISEITNGINAIADKTNLLALNAAVEAARAGEAGRGFAVVADEVRKLASSSKEQVDATTHSINEAVETIAHIRAIAQQTVTTTTQMADKSISAANQIANMSAETDKDRVNMTTNLSSLKDLAMGMDAMQDAVNQLTTLQKLASS, from the coding sequence ATGTCATCTTTCCTGAATCATATCGCCATACCGGGTTTAAAAAGGAACGGCCCGGCTCGTGGTACTTATCGCTGTGATGCGTTGCCCACTTCGCTGTCAGCTCTTGGATTACCGTCAAAATCGGGGTTAATGTTGGTATTTGTGCCCCCTGAAGCCAATTTTTCAGAGGTCAATCGCGCCTGGCAACGTTTCTCAGCTCCCAATCGTACCGTTATTACGCTCTCATCCACGGGTGCATTATGCAGCCAACGTAATAGCTCCACCTACTGCGACATGAATGGCCCGTACGGCAGTTGGCTATGGATGCCCCAGACGCTGATCGCTAAACACGAGGTGCACCTGGTAGATTTGCACACGCATGACAAACCCAGTGCCCGCGTTAGAATCGACGCTATCCGGCGAGAACTGGAGCGTATGGACGTGAGAATGCCGCTCTCTTCAGATAACACCTTCGCGTTGATTTATTGTGATGGCATGGCCGCGTCGGAAGGGTTTCTGATGCAAGCCTGGTATGCCTGTCGTCGTTTCCCCTGCCTGACCATCGGCGGGGCGGCAGGCGGACGGTTGGATTTCAGCGGAACTTACATTGGCGCTGACAATGCGGTACTGCAAGGAAAAGCCGTGATTGTGTTCTGCCAGATGGCGCCCGGTAAATCCTTTGCGCCGTTCAAGAGCCAGAACTTTGAACCGACAAAACAGAGCTGGCTGGTAGCAGAGGCCGACCCGGTTGCCCGCACGGTTAAATCCGTCTTTGACGCCAGCGGCCATGAGCAACCCATCATTGAGGCAGTCGCTTCATGCCTGCGCTGTCCGCCGCATCAGGTCAGCCAGCATCTGACGGGAAAAACCTTTGCGGTTAAAGTCAATGACGAATACTTCGTTCGCTCGGTTGCCTCTATTAAAGAAGACCACATTGCCTTTTTCTGCGATCTGGAGTTTGGTGACCGTCTGTATCTGATGCAATCGACGGATTTCATCACCACCACAGAGCGGGATTGGCAACAGTTCATGTCGCAATATGGTAAACCCGAACTTGTGCTGCTCAACGACTGCGTGCTACGCCGGGCCGGCAACAGCAATCTGGAACAGGCCCAATTCTTTAATCAGATCCCTGCAGCGGGTTTTTCCAGCTTTGGTGAAATTCTGGGGGTGCCGATTAACCAGACGCTGTCTGCACTGGCATTTTTCAGTCATAACGTTAAAGCGATGACACATTTCCCAGTCGAATACGCCGCGTATGCCGGACACTATGCTCAACGTGCGCTTCGGCGTTGGGAAGCGCTTCATGACATTCAGTCTGCGGTGGTCAAACAAGTGGTCGATTACGAGCAGGCACTGGCTCCCCTGCTCACAGCCATGCCGCAATTGGAACAGGCGACGCTACGACAAACCGATACGCTGGATGTAGCACAGACCAGTATTCGTGCGATTAGCGAATCTGCATCAAAAACACAGGAAGCACAAATACGGCTTGAAACCGGACTCAACGATCTGGAACGCATTTCAAAAGGCATCAGTGAGATCACCAACGGTATCAACGCCATTGCGGATAAGACCAATCTTCTGGCGCTGAATGCAGCGGTAGAAGCGGCGCGGGCTGGCGAAGCAGGCCGAGGGTTCGCCGTGGTCGCTGACGAGGTACGTAAACTGGCCAGTTCGTCCAAAGAGCAGGTCGATGCCACCACTCACAGCATCAACGAAGCGGTTGAAACCATCGCGCATATTCGTGCCATTGCCCAGCAGACGGTTACGACGACAACGCAGATGGCGGATAAAAGCATCTCAGCGGCCAATCAAATTGCCAATATGAGTGCGGAAACAGATAAAGATCGGGTCAATATGACCACCAACCTGAGCAGTCTGAAAGATCTTGCCATGGGTATGGATGCTATGCAGGATGCGGTCAACCAGTTGACCACCCTGCAAAAACTGGCTTCGTCCTGA
- the sodC gene encoding superoxide dismutase family protein, which yields MTLKVLILAGLFVSALAHSASTTVTLKEALPTGDGNTLGDITITETEYGLLFSPSLKGLQPGIHGFHVHTNASCAPGEQNGNKVPALAAGGHLDPQKTGQHLGPYNSKGHLGDLPGLVVNADGTANYEVLAPRLKSLSEVKNHALMIHTGGDNYADMPKELGGGGMRIACGVIQ from the coding sequence ATGACACTAAAAGTATTGATTCTGGCTGGCTTGTTCGTCAGTGCGCTAGCTCACTCGGCCAGCACCACGGTCACGCTAAAAGAGGCGTTGCCGACAGGAGATGGCAATACGCTTGGCGATATCACCATTACCGAAACAGAATATGGCCTGCTGTTCAGCCCCAGTCTGAAAGGATTGCAGCCTGGCATTCACGGCTTCCACGTCCATACCAATGCCAGTTGCGCACCGGGTGAACAAAATGGCAACAAAGTACCGGCGCTGGCAGCCGGTGGTCACCTGGACCCGCAGAAAACCGGTCAACATCTCGGCCCCTACAATAGCAAAGGCCACCTTGGCGACCTGCCGGGATTGGTGGTCAATGCCGATGGCACCGCCAATTACGAGGTGCTGGCTCCACGGCTGAAATCACTCTCAGAGGTAAAAAACCATGCCTTAATGATTCATACCGGCGGTGATAATTACGCGGATATGCCGAAAGAACTCGGCGGCGGTGGTATGCGTATCGCCTGCGGCGTTATTCAATAA
- a CDS encoding methyl-accepting chemotaxis protein translates to MSVFGNYLRNLKISHKLYGGFGIVLLLVILASTFSSVRFFMIRDLYSKSSIMNEMGNFIDLTRISRIKFTYTLNNENLTNLDKYLEQARRLNEKVNALNWDETYQNDFKNVAQDFTDYGKNIDRIKTSVNGMNEVTKDITALDQKATLSDALYTSSNDINLLRQYHQTSILYAQLVDKVHLLQKENSDAAFKAMQSVYEQAKKSFDNLNGALPAELRNSVSELGNRIEHYNQSGVKYSDKLNQLRASDSDLRAIGDKLINDIGVILKKIGARNNDVIENSVFQTVISGIAAVIMGVFISWSVTRQITRPVIANLKLAEKIAGGDLSASVTVERHDELGQLTQAMMLMTEKLRQLIADIRHSVYSVAKASSDIAAGNNDLSSRTEQQSSAIVETAASMEQLTATVKNNADNARHASQISEQASDNANRGGEIIHKVIQTMDDISGSSKKISDITTVINSIAFQTNILALNAAVEAARAGEQGRGFAVVAGEVRNLAQRSSQAAKEIEGLISESVSRVSTGTVLVSDAGSAMDDIVSSVKRVHDIMGEIASASDEQSRGIAQIGAAVSEMDTTIQQNAAMVNESSAAANSLEDEAAKLSRLVSVFRLSAQDEPQASGYMAGHPRLADTASRPAILPVNRSASASADNWTTF, encoded by the coding sequence ATGAGTGTGTTTGGGAATTATCTGAGGAATCTAAAGATCTCTCACAAGCTGTATGGCGGATTTGGCATTGTGCTGCTGCTGGTTATTTTGGCGTCAACTTTTAGTTCGGTTCGTTTTTTCATGATTCGGGACTTGTATAGTAAAAGCTCGATTATGAATGAAATGGGCAATTTTATTGATCTCACCCGAATTTCCCGAATTAAATTTACCTATACCCTCAATAACGAAAACCTCACCAATCTGGACAAGTATCTTGAGCAAGCTCGTCGGTTAAATGAAAAAGTGAATGCACTGAATTGGGATGAGACTTACCAGAATGATTTTAAAAATGTGGCGCAGGATTTCACCGATTACGGCAAAAATATTGATCGTATCAAAACCAGTGTTAATGGTATGAACGAGGTCACAAAAGACATCACGGCGCTTGACCAGAAAGCCACCCTGAGCGATGCGCTTTATACTAGTTCAAATGATATCAATTTGTTACGCCAGTATCATCAGACCAGCATACTCTATGCACAACTGGTGGATAAAGTGCACTTGTTGCAAAAAGAAAACAGCGACGCTGCGTTCAAAGCTATGCAGAGCGTTTATGAGCAGGCGAAAAAATCCTTCGATAACCTGAATGGGGCACTTCCTGCCGAGTTGAGAAATAGCGTCAGCGAGCTTGGTAACCGAATTGAGCATTACAACCAGAGCGGGGTGAAATATAGCGATAAACTTAATCAGTTAAGAGCGTCTGATTCCGATCTCAGGGCAATCGGAGATAAATTGATTAATGACATCGGTGTGATTCTTAAAAAAATTGGTGCCCGTAATAACGATGTTATCGAGAATTCAGTGTTCCAGACGGTCATTTCTGGTATTGCCGCTGTGATTATGGGGGTATTTATTTCCTGGTCGGTCACTCGCCAGATAACCCGACCGGTGATTGCTAACCTGAAACTGGCGGAAAAAATTGCCGGTGGTGACTTGTCTGCCAGTGTGACGGTAGAGCGGCATGATGAGCTGGGGCAACTGACCCAGGCTATGATGTTAATGACTGAAAAGCTGCGTCAGTTGATTGCCGATATCCGGCACAGTGTCTACAGCGTGGCGAAAGCCTCTTCGGATATCGCAGCCGGCAATAACGACCTGTCTTCGCGTACTGAGCAGCAATCGTCGGCCATTGTGGAAACCGCCGCCAGCATGGAACAACTTACCGCCACAGTGAAAAATAATGCCGACAATGCCCGCCATGCCAGCCAGATTTCCGAGCAGGCATCTGATAATGCCAATCGGGGCGGTGAGATTATTCATAAGGTCATTCAGACGATGGATGACATATCCGGCAGTTCGAAAAAGATTTCTGATATTACTACCGTCATCAACAGTATTGCATTTCAGACTAATATCCTCGCGCTTAACGCTGCGGTAGAAGCGGCACGTGCAGGGGAACAAGGGCGTGGTTTTGCCGTCGTCGCTGGCGAGGTGCGCAATCTGGCACAACGCAGTTCTCAAGCGGCCAAAGAGATTGAGGGCTTGATCTCAGAATCGGTTTCACGGGTTAGCACGGGTACGGTGCTGGTTTCGGATGCGGGAAGTGCAATGGATGATATTGTGTCGTCCGTCAAGCGGGTACACGACATTATGGGGGAAATCGCTTCCGCGTCGGATGAGCAAAGTCGCGGCATCGCGCAAATTGGCGCGGCGGTGTCAGAAATGGATACCACTATTCAGCAAAATGCTGCGATGGTGAATGAGTCGTCCGCGGCGGCGAATTCACTGGAAGATGAAGCAGCGAAACTATCACGGCTTGTGTCGGTATTCCGTCTGTCGGCGCAGGATGAACCACAGGCCTCAGGTTATATGGCTGGTCATCCGCGTCTTGCTGATACCGCCAGTCGGCCAGCGATATTGCCGGTCAATCGTTCAGCCAGTGCATCAGCGGATAACTGGACAACGTTCTGA
- a CDS encoding phenolic acid decarboxylase, translating into MSNFDKQDLSGFVGKHLVYTYDNGWNYEIYVKNDHTLDYRIHSGIVANRWVKDQQVFIARVARDVYKISWTEPTGTDVSLIVNLGDRIFHGTIFFPRWVINNPEKTVCFQNDHIPLMESYRTAGPAYPTEVIDEFATITFVRDCGENDNSVINCPASDLPANFPQNLR; encoded by the coding sequence ATGAGCAATTTCGACAAACAGGATCTCAGCGGTTTTGTGGGAAAACATCTGGTTTATACCTACGACAACGGCTGGAATTACGAGATCTACGTGAAAAATGACCACACGCTGGATTACCGCATTCATAGCGGTATTGTGGCCAACCGCTGGGTGAAAGATCAGCAGGTGTTTATCGCCCGCGTCGCCCGCGACGTCTACAAAATATCCTGGACCGAACCAACCGGTACCGACGTGAGTTTGATCGTCAATCTGGGTGACCGGATTTTCCACGGCACCATATTCTTCCCTCGCTGGGTGATCAACAATCCGGAAAAAACCGTGTGCTTCCAGAATGATCACATTCCGCTGATGGAATCCTATCGTACGGCAGGCCCGGCCTACCCGACTGAAGTGATTGACGAATTCGCTACCATCACTTTTGTGCGCGACTGTGGCGAAAACGACAATAGCGTTATCAATTGCCCCGCCAGCGATCTGCCGGCCAATTTCCCGCAAAACCTGCGCTAA
- a CDS encoding LysR family transcriptional regulator, translating to MLTKTTLEQWTLLQAVVELGGFAPAAQAFNRSQSSISYQLSLMQERLGVTLLEPSGRRTVLTAQGQQLLTQVIPLLHAFQALEWRADVLRRGGRARIDLVVDSIFPKPTLFSALRTFQLRYPHTQVHLMEVLRSESRAQLAGYQADIWLISQPWEGVNRGRLLMEMAFVAVARSDHPLHQLAAPLSFADLGAYPLIEIIDRQQQKDSLHKPANAENWTFTTVEAALEAVMHGVGYGWMPETLIVSGLASGELKLLPLPQGGRRFTPLYLVVEEEKQPCDTEVATLVSLLTEATATLNSE from the coding sequence ATGTTGACGAAAACGACACTGGAACAATGGACACTGCTACAGGCCGTAGTGGAGTTGGGTGGTTTTGCCCCGGCGGCACAAGCGTTTAATCGCAGCCAGTCTTCAATCAGTTATCAATTGTCGTTGATGCAGGAGCGGTTGGGGGTGACGCTGCTGGAACCATCCGGACGTCGGACGGTGCTGACCGCGCAAGGGCAGCAACTGCTGACGCAGGTGATTCCGCTGCTACATGCCTTTCAGGCGTTAGAATGGCGGGCGGATGTGCTGCGCAGAGGTGGGCGAGCGAGGATCGATTTGGTAGTGGACAGCATTTTCCCCAAACCGACCTTGTTTTCTGCGCTGCGCACCTTCCAGTTGCGTTATCCACATACGCAGGTTCATCTGATGGAAGTGCTGCGCAGCGAAAGCCGGGCGCAACTGGCGGGGTATCAGGCAGATATCTGGTTGATTTCCCAACCGTGGGAGGGCGTGAATCGTGGGAGATTGCTGATGGAAATGGCGTTTGTGGCCGTCGCCCGGTCTGACCACCCGTTGCACCAACTGGCCGCACCGTTGTCGTTTGCGGATCTTGGCGCGTATCCGCTGATTGAAATTATTGATAGACAACAGCAGAAAGACAGTCTGCATAAACCGGCCAACGCTGAAAACTGGACGTTTACGACGGTGGAGGCGGCGTTGGAAGCGGTAATGCATGGCGTTGGCTACGGCTGGATGCCGGAAACCCTTATCGTATCTGGGCTGGCATCGGGTGAACTGAAATTATTGCCATTACCGCAAGGTGGGCGGCGTTTTACGCCGCTGTATCTGGTAGTGGAGGAAGAAAAGCAACCCTGCGATACCGAAGTCGCTACGCTGGTATCATTGCTGACGGAAGCAACTGCTACGCTGAATTCTGAGTGA
- a CDS encoding ROK family transcriptional regulator: MRPILHDNESATVNERMILDIVRRHRSIMRSAISPQTNLTQPSVHRIIDSLLERGLLQLGENIVHGRGKPSPALELAPAARYSIGISVNTDTLAFCLCDFSCQVLHEETLDIPLDDRTRAMFTLKEQVRKALHQYAIPAPAVVGVGFAIAGYLIGDNRLFNAPEPLRDWSLVDLKSELETLFDLNVWTENNSTTGAIGESVLGAGLHYPTFGYLSFNYGFGAGLILNGQPFSGSFGNAGEISRIYTEQEFHSRPALGELLKRLNAHGIDIQHVSTLRQQFDPQWPGVRDWVEEIRPYLNRAIDAMRAVVDPAAIVFGGELPMALGEMLLSVPPTELPPRYGHAAHYPRLLLSQIQHDPAVLGAALMPLKARYFT, translated from the coding sequence ATGCGGCCAATACTTCACGATAACGAAAGTGCCACCGTGAACGAACGCATGATTCTGGATATTGTCCGACGTCACCGAAGCATCATGCGTTCTGCGATTTCACCGCAGACCAATCTCACCCAACCGTCCGTGCATCGCATTATTGATAGCCTGCTGGAGCGCGGATTGCTGCAACTGGGTGAAAACATCGTACACGGGCGCGGCAAACCCAGCCCGGCGCTGGAACTGGCGCCAGCTGCGCGTTACAGCATCGGCATCTCGGTGAATACCGATACGCTGGCATTTTGCTTGTGTGACTTCAGTTGCCAGGTGTTGCACGAAGAAACGCTGGATATTCCGCTGGATGACCGTACGCGGGCCATGTTTACGCTAAAAGAACAGGTACGTAAGGCGCTGCACCAATATGCTATTCCTGCGCCAGCCGTTGTGGGCGTCGGGTTTGCCATCGCCGGTTATCTGATAGGAGATAACCGGTTGTTCAATGCACCGGAGCCGCTGCGCGACTGGTCATTGGTTGATCTCAAAAGCGAACTGGAAACCCTGTTTGATCTCAACGTCTGGACGGAGAACAACTCCACCACCGGTGCGATTGGTGAATCCGTACTGGGCGCAGGCCTGCACTACCCAACCTTTGGCTACCTGTCATTCAACTATGGCTTTGGCGCAGGGCTTATCCTTAACGGTCAACCCTTTTCCGGTTCGTTCGGCAATGCCGGGGAAATCAGCCGTATTTATACCGAACAGGAATTCCACTCAAGGCCGGCGTTGGGAGAGTTGCTCAAGCGGCTCAACGCGCACGGTATCGATATCCAACACGTGAGCACACTGCGCCAGCAGTTCGACCCGCAATGGCCGGGTGTACGCGACTGGGTGGAAGAAATCAGGCCCTACCTGAATCGGGCGATTGATGCGATGCGTGCGGTAGTAGACCCTGCCGCCATCGTGTTTGGCGGCGAACTGCCGATGGCATTAGGTGAGATGCTGCTCAGCGTACCGCCAACCGAGCTGCCGCCTCGGTATGGCCATGCCGCTCATTATCCGCGACTCTTGCTGAGCCAGATCCAGCACGACCCGGCGGTGCTGGGTGCGGCGTTAATGCCATTAAAAGCACGTTATTTTACCTGA
- a CDS encoding ABC transporter ATP-binding protein: protein MGRLEVERASVAYGDVPVLKGVSFDVNEGEFVTLLGPSGCGKTTLLRAIAGFVPLDDGRICIGGRNMNGLEPEKRNTAMCFQSYALFPHLTVSENIAFGLQQRNTPRETLSHRVVEMALTVAMAGHLDKLPAQLSGGQQQRVALARSMAVRPDVMLFDEPLSNLDARLREQLRLQIRTLQRKHGFTAVYVTHDQAEALAMSDRVIVMHGGSIIQTGTPQEIYHQPVNRFVADFIGTANIMTGTVTSRDDDNGYYRVVTALGEFVVTSDDPPAHERIYLCWRPEKACLLSTSALGQNIFALRVKRHTFLGNLTDVEGCLPDNNTLCFRIQLLGYQPLLEGETYYFSLAPDALRFLREGVA from the coding sequence ATGGGTAGACTGGAAGTAGAACGTGCCAGCGTGGCTTATGGCGATGTGCCCGTTCTCAAGGGAGTATCGTTCGATGTTAATGAAGGCGAATTCGTTACCTTGCTGGGACCATCCGGGTGCGGCAAAACCACGTTATTGCGTGCTATTGCCGGGTTTGTGCCGCTGGACGACGGACGCATCTGTATTGGTGGACGAAACATGAACGGCCTGGAGCCGGAAAAGCGCAATACGGCGATGTGCTTTCAATCCTATGCGTTGTTTCCGCATCTGACGGTATCGGAAAACATTGCTTTTGGATTGCAACAACGGAATACACCACGGGAGACACTAAGCCACCGGGTAGTGGAAATGGCGCTGACCGTGGCAATGGCCGGGCATCTGGACAAATTACCTGCTCAGTTATCAGGCGGGCAGCAACAGCGGGTGGCGCTGGCGCGCTCAATGGCAGTGCGACCGGATGTGATGCTGTTCGATGAGCCGCTATCCAATCTGGATGCCCGGTTGCGTGAGCAACTGCGGTTACAGATCCGCACTCTGCAACGTAAACACGGTTTTACCGCGGTTTATGTCACGCATGACCAGGCTGAAGCACTGGCAATGTCCGACAGGGTGATAGTCATGCACGGCGGCAGTATTATTCAGACCGGCACGCCGCAGGAAATTTATCACCAGCCAGTCAATCGCTTTGTCGCTGATTTTATTGGTACGGCCAACATCATGACAGGCACGGTCACATCGCGGGATGACGATAACGGATACTACCGGGTGGTGACCGCATTGGGTGAATTCGTGGTGACGTCGGATGATCCGCCAGCTCATGAGCGTATTTATCTGTGCTGGCGTCCGGAAAAAGCCTGTCTGCTATCAACGTCTGCGCTGGGGCAGAACATCTTTGCGTTGCGCGTTAAGCGCCATACCTTTCTTGGCAACCTGACGGATGTCGAAGGTTGTCTTCCCGATAACAATACCCTGTGTTTCCGCATCCAGTTGTTGGGATACCAGCCGCTACTGGAGGGTGAAACCTACTATTTTTCGCTGGCGCCAGATGCACTGCGGTTCTTGCGCGAGGGGGTGGCATGA